In Xanthomonas fragariae, the genomic window TATCGGTGGCCTGATCGCGCATCTGGTGGAGCGCTTCCACACGATCCGCGCCGACGATGAAGACGGCCGCGACCGCGTGCATCGCCCCGGCGTGCTGTTCGCTGCCGGCCTGATCACTGGCGAGGCGCTGATGGGCATCGCCATTGCCGTGCCGATCGTGCTGTCCAGCCGCGCCGATGTGCTGGCGTTGCCGGCCAGCCTGCAGCTCGGTCAATGGTTCGGCCTGGCGATTCTCGCCCTGGTCGGCTGGCTGCTGTATCGGGTCGGCAAGCGCGGGGAACCGGCCGTCTGAGTCTGATGTGTGGATGGCGAATGCGTATTGCACGCGTCGATGGGCACGCAGCGTTGTCTGCGCCATCGCACCAGCCACGCATCGCGGTATGCGTGGCTTTATCTGGAAGGTGACGTTTGCACGACTGCAAATGGTTCGACTTGGTCTCAAGGCCGCACGCTGCAAGAGTGCGCTCTTGGTTTCTCTTGATCCGGTCGATCGTCGGCAAGCAAAGAGCCTCGCCGATCGGCTGAAATGCTACGTGAGTGCGCAGCGTCTTCAAGCGCGTTCTTCCGCTCACACACACTGCACACCGCTCCTGAATCGGTCAGCCGCACATTCCGTACGGATGCGGCTTGCATGACTTCATGCCTTTGCACCTGCGCTGCAGCAACGCCTACCATCGATGCTTTACCGTTGCGGGAAATCTTGATGAAGCTGCGTTACGCCGTGCTGCCCCTGTGTCTGTTGGTCGCCTTGCCAAGCCTTGCCGCCGCGCGTGGTTTCGATGTGCGCGACATGGTGGCGTTGGACCGCGTGTTCTCGCCCACGCTCAGCCCCGATGGCAACGTACTTGTGTTCGCCAAGCGGCAGGCCAACGCCGGCAAGGGCAAGCCGGCCACCGGCCTGTGGATGCGCAACCTGCGCACCGGCGATCCATTGCCGCCCAAGCGGCTCACTCCCGAAGGCTGGAACGTCAACAGCCCGGCGCTGTCACCGGATGGCAAGACGGTGTACTTCCTCAGCAGCAAATCCGGCACGCAACAGCTGTACGCGCAGCCGCTGGCCGGCGGCACCCCACAGCAGCTCACTGCGTTTTCAGTGGACGTGGACAGCTACAAACTTTCGCCCGATGGCAAGCGCATCGCCTTCAGTGCCGGCGTGTTCCAGGACTGCGGATCGGATCTGGGCTGCACCAAGAAAAAGCTCGCCAGCGTCAAGGACGCCAAGGCCAGCGGTGTGGTTTACGACCAGCTGTTCGTGCGGCATTGGGACACCTGGAACGATGGCCGCCGCAACACCTTGTTCGTCGCCGAACTGCCTGCCGCTGGTGCGAAGGCGGTGGTCGGTGCCTCGGCGATCAGCGCCACGCTGGCCGGCGATGCGCCATCCAAGCCGTCAGGTGGCAATGACGATTACACCTGGTCGCCGGATGGCGGCAGCGTGGTGGCCAGCGTGCGCGTGCCGCAGCCTTACGGCACCAAGGCAGGCAAAACTGCAACTGCTGGCGGCAAACCCACCGGCAACGACGAGTCGTGGCAGACCAACTTCGATCTGTATCGCCTGGATGCCGGCGGCAAGTCCGCACCGGTCAATCTCACCGCATCCAACCCGGCCTGGGATGCCGGCCCGGTGTTCAGCACCGACGGCAAGACGTTGTACTACCGCGCAATGAAGCGCCCCGGTTTCGAAGCCGACCGCTTCGGCCTGATGGCGATGGACGTGGCCAGCGGCAAGGCCCGCGAGATCGCGCCCAAGTGGGACCGTTCGGCCGGCGAAATCGTGTTGAGCGACGATGGCGCCAGCATCTATACCAGCGCCGAGGACCTGGGCGAGCACCCGCTGTTCAAGATCGACCTCGCCAGCGGTGAGGCGACCAAGCTGGTGGGCGAGGGCAGCGTGCATGCGCCGGCGCTGGCCGGCACCACGCTGGCGTTTACGCGTAGTTCGCTCAAGAGCGGCGACCAGATCTTTGTCAGCGATGTGCAAGGCCAAAGTTTGCGGGCGATGACGCAAAGCGCAGGTGAGTTGCTGCCGGATGTGCAATTCGGCGATTACGAACAGTTCCAGTTCAAGGGCTGGAATAACGACACCGTGCACGGCTATGTGGTCAAGCCGTACAACTACCAGGAAGGCAAGACCTATCCGGTGGCGTTCCTCATCCACGGCGGCCCGCAGGACAGCTTTGGCAATGGCTGGAGCAATCGCTGGAATCCGCAGACCTACGCCGGGCAGGGCTACGCGGTGGTGATGATCGACTTCCACGGTTCCACCGGCTACGGCCAGCAATTCACCGACGCGATCAGCCAGCATTGGGGCGACCGCCCGCTGGAAGATCTGCAAAAAGGGTGGGCCGCTGCGCAGAAGCAGTACGGCTTCCTCAACGGCGACAAGGCCTGTGCGCTGGGCGCCAGCTACGGCGGCTACATGGTCTATTGGATGGCCGGGACGTGGCTTGATAAAGATGGGAACCATCCATGGAAGTGCCTGGTCGATCACGACGGCGTGTTCGACAACCGCACCATGGGTTATGCCACCGAGGAACTGTGGTTCAGCGAATGGGAAAATGGCGGCACCCCGTGGCAGAACCCGGCTGGCTACGAGAAGTTCAACCCGGTGTTGCACGTGGACAAGTGGAAAGTACCGATGCTGGTGATCCACAGCCAACAGGATTTCCGCATTCCGGTCGAGCAGGGGTTGGCCGCATTTACCGCGCTGCAGCGCAAGGGCATCGCGTCCAAGTTCCTGTATTTCCCGGACGAGAACCATTGGGTGCTCAAGCCGGACAACAGCGTGCTGTGGCACGACACCGTCAATAGCTGGTTAAAGCAGCATATCGGCCAGTGATGTTGCGATTAGCACGCCGCTTGGGGGGCGTGCTAATTGGTGCAGTGATGGTGTGGCCTCAATTTGTAGGGGTGTAGGGAGACCTGGAAAATTGCAGCGTATAAATTGCAGCGTAGAAGTCGTGACGTGTGCTTACGTTGTGCAGCCTGGATGCAGGCCGCACCGGCCACAGCGAGGATGCGCTATGCCAAGCGCAAGCATCCACGTTTTAAGGGCACCTCAAATAACCAAATCCTGACCGCGGCGAGGGACACATCATGCTTACCCGGCCTTCAAAAGATCAGCAATCGGAGGTATTCGTCGACGTTCGTAGCTTGCTCATGCCACGGATGCAGCACTTTGCCCGCTTGCGGTATTCATGCCGGTCGCATTCCAGCCTGCTGCAATCGCGCCAGACGCAGCAGGTGATGACCGGTAACCTTCAACCCGATTACCACCGTTGCACGTGCCAGGCCGAGCGTGCGTAGACACTTGCCACCTTGTTGGGTCAACCGTGCGAACGCGTGCTCGACAAATACCCGATTCTTGGCGATGCGATGATTGCGCCGCTGCTGCGCTCTTGAGCACCGTGCACCGCTGGCGATTGGTGCTTGAAAGTGGTTTTTCAAGGAAGACTAAGGGCGGCTAACAAAACGACTGCGCAGTCGCCAGGCGGGCGTGGCTGGTGTTTGATGCGGCATCTGCCATTCGCACAGATTGCACAGAACGATGACTATGCGTTGTCCGCAACCATCTAATGACCGCTCGCCAAGTATTGGCAGCTGCTCCAGGTGGTTTGCAAGCAGCACAGCTTCAGATGTCAGACATGGTGTGTTGCCCGGTTCGCCAAGCTCGTTGTCTTGCACGTCTTACCGCTGGCAACTACTGCACCACACGGTTGCGCGTTGTCCGATCGTGGCGTGCTTCAGCATGCGCCCGCACTGCTTGCAAGGTTCACCTTCGCGTCCATATACCGTGAGCTCCTGCTCGAAATAGCCAGGGGCACCGTCGGGACTGATGAAATCCCGCAACGTGGTTCCACCACGCTCAATCGCATATCCCAGAATGTCTTTCACCGCCGTAGCCAAGCGCCGATAGCGATCCAGCGACACCTTGCCAGCCTCTCGCAACGGGCTGACTCCCGCGCGATGCAGGCTCTCGGCAGCATAAATATTACCAACGCCTACAACAACAGATTGGTCCATCAGAAAGATTTTCACTGCCGCACGGCGACCACGCGCCAGCGCGTGCAGATAATCGCCAGTAAATGAATCAGATAATGGTTCTGGACCAAGGGCGGCAAGCAAATCATGGGTTTTGGTATCGGATTGCCACAACAGACAACCGAAGCGGCGTGGGTCGTTGAAACGCAACACACGCCCATTCTGCAGGCTGATATCCACGTGATCGTGCGCACGCGGCAACGTGTCGCCAGACAACACACGCAGGCTTCCGGACATCCCGAGGTGTAGCAACGCACTGCCTCCGGCATCTGTATCAATTAATAAGTACTTGGCGCGACGGCGCAGATTGGTGATGGTCGCGCCAGGAAGCAGTCGCTCGATTTGCTCAGGAATCGGCCAGCGCAGGTCTGGCCGCCGCAAGATGACGCCATGGATGCGTTGCCCGAGCAGATGCGGCGACAAGCCACGTAAGGTGGTTTCGACTTCGGGAAGTTCAGGCATTCACGTATCCAATCAGCCAACCCGACATGTACGGGACTCGATCAATATGGTGGCCAAACACGATAAATCCACATCCGCGCATCAGTTGCGTGGAGAATTACGACTTCGGTAGCCTACAGTAGTGGTCTCTGTTTTGATCAATTTTAGACGACCATTGCAATAACTAGTCGTCCCTGAAAAACTCCTTTCAAGCACCAAGCACCAAGCACCAAGCACCAAGCACCAAGCACCAAGCACCAAGCACCAAGCACCAAGCACCAAGCACCAAGCACCAAAAGCACCAAGCACCAATCGCCAGCGATGATCGGTGATCGGCGCTCAAGGATGCCCATCCCATCGCCCGGATCCAGGCGCGCAAAAACGCGATCCAGCGCATCAGCCAACGCAGGTTGTAGCCGGCGGCGCAAACCAAGCACTTGCAGCGCATGGCCTTGGGTGCTTTTGCGCCTGCAACGACGCAGCCGGCAGTCTTCCGGCGTTGCCCGGAACTGCGCGCTCCCACGATCGAGCACTTGCAGGCGCTCACCGCAATCCCGACCTTGACGCCGAATGCGTACGGCTGACGCGCTTTGCCCTTGCCGATGCAGTCCACTCCTGGCGCATGCAATGCGTCGAGTTTTCGCTTGTCTTTGGGAGGTTGCGCATGCACCTGTTGTGCGCGCTGCAACCACACAGCGATGCGCTCGCGCACGTCGGTGTCTACCTGATCGAGTTTGCGTTGGACCCGTCCCAGCACGGTGCGTTGACGTCGCAGGATGCGCCGCATCCGCTTGAACTGGCGTGCATGGGCATAGCGCCCGGCCTTACGATTCAACGCCGGGCCTTGGCGTGCGTCGCTCTGTCGCAGAGCAAAGCCACGGCGCTTGGCCAGCAGCACCAGCTTCTTGCGTGCCACTTCAAGCAAGCAATTTTCGGTTGGATACGCGATTGCCTTTTCTGGAAAACGACGTCGCCAATACGGATTTTCCAGCCACCGTTCGCAGACTGCTTCATCTGACAGGTCGTAGGCATGCTTGAGGTATCGCAAATGTCCGGACTAATTCAGCCCAATCGGGGCAACGACACGGCGAGCAGTGTGCTGGTCGCGCTTAAATCAAGGCATGCCGTCGAACGACAGCACCATGCCTGGCTTGAGAACTGTGCGCTTATCCAGGCCATTGTTGGCGAGCAGCGTCGTCACGGTGACGCCGTAGCGACGTGCAATGGTCCAGGCGGACTCGCCGTTGCGAACGGTGTGGGTCCGTGCCTGAGACGTCGAAGCCTTGGAGGTTGCCGTTGCAACGACCGTCGGGGCGGCATCGTTGGTGTCGATAATCCTGCCCAGATCAGCCGATGCGACAACGGCGTTGGCTGATCCTGGCTGCGCTTGTGCGATC contains:
- a CDS encoding prolyl oligopeptidase family serine peptidase, which encodes MTSCLCTCAAATPTIDALPLREILMKLRYAVLPLCLLVALPSLAAARGFDVRDMVALDRVFSPTLSPDGNVLVFAKRQANAGKGKPATGLWMRNLRTGDPLPPKRLTPEGWNVNSPALSPDGKTVYFLSSKSGTQQLYAQPLAGGTPQQLTAFSVDVDSYKLSPDGKRIAFSAGVFQDCGSDLGCTKKKLASVKDAKASGVVYDQLFVRHWDTWNDGRRNTLFVAELPAAGAKAVVGASAISATLAGDAPSKPSGGNDDYTWSPDGGSVVASVRVPQPYGTKAGKTATAGGKPTGNDESWQTNFDLYRLDAGGKSAPVNLTASNPAWDAGPVFSTDGKTLYYRAMKRPGFEADRFGLMAMDVASGKAREIAPKWDRSAGEIVLSDDGASIYTSAEDLGEHPLFKIDLASGEATKLVGEGSVHAPALAGTTLAFTRSSLKSGDQIFVSDVQGQSLRAMTQSAGELLPDVQFGDYEQFQFKGWNNDTVHGYVVKPYNYQEGKTYPVAFLIHGGPQDSFGNGWSNRWNPQTYAGQGYAVVMIDFHGSTGYGQQFTDAISQHWGDRPLEDLQKGWAAAQKQYGFLNGDKACALGASYGGYMVYWMAGTWLDKDGNHPWKCLVDHDGVFDNRTMGYATEELWFSEWENGGTPWQNPAGYEKFNPVLHVDKWKVPMLVIHSQQDFRIPVEQGLAAFTALQRKGIASKFLYFPDENHWVLKPDNSVLWHDTVNSWLKQHIGQ
- the mutM gene encoding bifunctional DNA-formamidopyrimidine glycosylase/DNA-(apurinic or apyrimidinic site) lyase, which produces MPELPEVETTLRGLSPHLLGQRIHGVILRRPDLRWPIPEQIERLLPGATITNLRRRAKYLLIDTDAGGSALLHLGMSGSLRVLSGDTLPRAHDHVDISLQNGRVLRFNDPRRFGCLLWQSDTKTHDLLAALGPEPLSDSFTGDYLHALARGRRAAVKIFLMDQSVVVGVGNIYAAESLHRAGVSPLREAGKVSLDRYRRLATAVKDILGYAIERGGTTLRDFISPDGAPGYFEQELTVYGREGEPCKQCGRMLKHATIGQRATVWCSSCQR